In a genomic window of Erigeron canadensis isolate Cc75 chromosome 5, C_canadensis_v1, whole genome shotgun sequence:
- the LOC122600697 gene encoding BTB/POZ domain-containing protein At5g41330, which yields MPPFSQSNPISNGFSQIHQKTDNPSTNRSNIITIDVGGQLFQTTKQTLTIAGSNTIFSNLFDQNEIPFIDRDPELFSILLSLLRTGNLPSKAKNFEIQDIIFEARFYGIDDILVQSQSSPSQFEAFGLEKSLLLSLNGRDSPSAIAATPNGSVHVSHGSKITSFDWSLQRKSTTLTSFTAIDSLLALSPNVVAAGATDFSGLQILDLDLGYVRQTLNWENVTKSSSTVQAIGVSSEFLFTSFESGRRNSNSIMVYDLNSFKAVSEIAHNEIFGADLDSAIPSTKLNWVPSLNLLMASGSHSGPLGVSGNIKFWDIRSGNVVWEMKENVDCFSDITVSDTLSAIFKIGINSGEVSYIDLRNFGTSNSWHCLGDGRKVNNGKKEGFGCKIETHGNQVFCGNQGELELWSEVLMGSSKNGKDRIFRRNTLGRAKDLGGNRITNMCFGGNKMFLSRKDQQCVEVWQSSGLARRF from the coding sequence atgCCACCTTTTTCACAATCAAACCCCATCTCAAATGGGTTTtcacaaattcatcaaaaaacTGATAACCCATCAACCAATAGGTCCAATATCATCACCATTGATGTTGGTGGCCAACTTTTTCAAACCACCAAACAAACCTTAACCATAGCTGGTTCCAACACCATTTTTTCTAATCTTTTTGATCAAAATGAAATCCCTTTTATTGATAGAGACCCTGAATTGTTTTCAATCCTTTTATCTTTATTAAGAACAGGAAATCTTCCATCAAAAGCCAAAAACTTTGAAATCCAAGATATCATTTTTGAAGCAAGATTTTATGGCATTGATGATATCCTTGTTCAATCTCAATCAAGCCCATCTCAATTTGAAGCTTTTGGCCTTGAAAAATCATTGCTTTTATCACTTAATGGCAGAGATTCACCTTCTGCAATTGCAGCAACACCTAATGGGTCAGTTCATGTTTCTCATGGTAGCAAAATCACATCTTTTGATTGGTCTTTACAAAGAAAGTCAACAACTTTGACCAGTTTTACAGCTATTGATTCTTTGTTAGCTTTGTCACCAAATGTTGTGGCAGCTGGTGCTACAGATTTTTCTGGGCTGCAGATTCTTGATCTTGATTTGGGGTATGTTAGACAAACATTAAACTGGGAAAATGTTACCAAGTCTAGCTCAACTGTTCAAGCCATTGGGGTTTCTTCTGAGTTTTTGTTCACTAGTTTTGAGTCAGGTCGAAGGAACTCGAATTCGATTATGGTTTATGATCTGAATAGTTTTAAAGCTGTGTCTGAAATTGCTCATAATGAAATATTTGGTGCTGATCTTGACTCTGCAATTCCATCTACAAAGCTGAATTGGGTTCCTAGTCTTAATTTATTAATGGCTTCAGGGTCTCATAGTGGTCCTTTGGGTGTTTCAGGAAATATAAAGTTTTGGGATATAAGATCAGGGAATGTAGTTTGGGAAATGAAAGAAAATGTTGATTGTTTTTCGGATATAACGGTTTCAGACACTCTTTCGGCTATTTTCAAGATTGGTATTAATTCAGGAGAGGTTTCTTATATTGATTTACGAAACTTTGGGACTTCTAACTCATGGCATTGTCTTGGTGATGGCCGAAAAGTTAACAATGGAAAGAAAGAAGGGTTTGGTTGCAAGATTGAAACCCATGGGAATCAAGTTTTTTGTGGTAATCAAGGGGAATTAGAGTTATGGTCAGAGGTTTTGATGGGTTCATCCAAGAATGGAAAAGATCGAATCTTTAGGAGAAACACATTAGGAAGAGCGAAGGATTTGGGTGGAAATAGGATCACGAATATGTGTTTTGGAGGAAACAAAATGTTTCTATCGAGGAAGGATCAGCAATGTGTTGAAGTTTGGCAAAGCTCAGGCCTAGCGCGAAGATTTTGA
- the LOC122602298 gene encoding puromycin-sensitive aminopeptidase isoform X1, with product MMARLIIPCKGSSFQRTCLLGLISSAHLQAIGLVPSVKFSNTISKYRQYHSSQQIIHRSSRLQYYSLPRKNPTSRILVRSVATQPAPKSVEESKMDAPKEIFLKDYKVPDYYFDTVDLSFTLGEEETIVSAKISVVPRIDGAASPLVLDGVDLKLISVKINGDHVKEGDFHLDSRHLILTSPPSGNFILETVTEIEPQMNTSLEGLYKSSGNFCTQCEAEGFRKITFYQDRPDIMAKYTCRIEADKSLYPVLLSNGNLIDQGDLEGGKHFAIWEDPFKKPCYLFALVAGQLESRDDTFTTCSGREVALRIWVPAQDLPKTEHAMYSLKAAMKWDEDVFGREYDLDIFNIVSVPDFNMGAMENKSLNIFNSKLVLASPETATDADYAAILGVIGHEYFHNWTGNRVTCRDWFQLSLKEGLTVFRDQEFSSDLGSRSVKRIGDVSKLRIYQFSQDAGPMAHPVRPHSYIKMDNFYTVTVYEKGAEVVRMYKTLLGSEGFRKGTDLYFQRHDGQAVTCEDFFAAMRDANDADFANFLLWYSQAGTPIVKVTSSYNAEAHTFSLKFSQTVPPTPGQPIKEPMFIPVAAGLLDSNGKDMPLSSVYHDGTLQSISCGGQPVYTTVLRVTKDEEEFVFSDVLEKPIPSLLRGYSAPIRLHSDLTENDLFFLLAHDSDEFNRWEAGQILARKLMLSQVVNFQKDKPLVLDPQFVHGIKCILTDSSLDKEFIAKAITLPSEGEIMDMMEVADPDAVHAVRSFIRKQLASELKQEFLHLVKENRSSAKYEFNHTNMARRALKNTALAYLASLEDQEITELVLHEYKTATNMTDQFSALAAIAQKPGKARDDALEDFYNQWQDDYLVVNKWFALQSTSDIPGNVENVQKLLSHQAFDLKNPNKVYALIGGFCASPVNFHAKDGSGYKFLGDLVVKLDKLNPQVASRMVSAFSRWKRYDEARQNLAKAQLEVIVSCNGLSENVYEIASKSLAV from the exons ATGATGGCAAGATTGATAATTCCATGCAAAGGTTCAAGCTTTCAGAGGACTTGTCTCTTGGGTTTGATTTCATCTGCTCAT CTTCAAGCAATTGGCCTTGTCCCGTCAGTAAAATTTTCAAACACTATCTCCAAGTATAGACAGTATCATAGTTCACAG CAGATTATACATAGGAGTAGCAGACTTCAATACTATTCTTTACCG AGGAAAAATCCAACAAGTAGGATCCTTGTTCGTTCCGTGGCAACACAACCTGCACCAAAGTCAGTTGAAGAATCGAAAATGGACGCCCCTAAAGAAATCTTTCTAAAAGATTATAAAGTACCTGACTACTACTTTGATACG GTGGATCTATCCTTCACGCTGGGGGAGGAGGAAACAATTGTGTCTGCAAAAATCAGCGTTGTTCCGAGAATTGATG GTGCCGCCTCTCCATTAGTCTTGGATGGGGTTGATCTCAAGCTGATTTCTGTTAAAATTAATGGCGATCATGTGAAG GAGGGAGATTTCCACCTGGATTCACGCCATCTTATTCTCACTTCACCACCAAGTGGGAACTTCATTTTGGAAACAGTCACTGAGATTGAGCCTCAAATGAACACCTCACTAGAG GGCCTTTACAAGTCTTCTGGTAATTTCTGCACACAATGTGAAGCAGAAGGTTTTCGAAAGATAACATTTTACCAG GATCGTCCTGATATTATGGCAAAATATACTTGTCGTATCGAGGCTGACAAGTCACTGTACCCTGTGTTGTTGTCAAATGGAAACCTCATTGATCAAGGCGACCTAGAG GGTGGGAAGCATTTTGCCATTTGGGAGGATCCCTTCAAGAAGCCATGCTATCTCTTTGCCTTAGTTGCAGGACAGCTGGAGAGCCGAGATGACACATTCACTACCTGCTCAGGTCGTGAAGTGGCATTGAGAATTTGGGTCCCCGCACAGGATTTGCCAAAAACGGAACATGCTATGTATTCTCTCAAAGCAGCCATGAAGTGGGACGAAGAT GTCTTTGGTCGTGAATACGATCTTGATATCTTTAATATTGTGTCTGTTCCAGATTTCAACAT GGGAGCCATGGAAAACAAGAGCTTAAAC ATCTTCAATTCCAAGCTTGTTTTGGCATCGCCAGAAACCGCTACAGATGCCGATTATGCTGCAATTCTGGGTGTCATAGGTCACGAG TACTTCCATAACTGGACTGGCAACAG AGTGACATGTCGGGACTGGTTCCAATTGAGTTTGAAGGAAGGTCTAACCGTTTTTCGTGACCAA GAGTTTTCTTCTGATTTGGGAAGCCGCTCAGTCAAGCGAATTGGTGACGTTTCAAAGCTCCGTATTTACCAATTTTCACAG GATGCAGGTCCAATGGCTCACCCTGTTAGGCCCCACTCTTACATTAAG ATGGACAACTTCTATACAGTGACG GTGTATGAAAAAGGAGCTGAAGTTGTGCGCATGTACAAAACATTATTGGGAAGTGAAGGATTCAGAAAG GGTACCGATTTGTATTTTCAAAGACACGATGGGCAAGCTGTAACTTGTGAAGATTTCTTTGCTGCTATGCGAGATGCTAATGATGCAGATTTTGCTAATTTCTTGTTATG GTATTCACAAGCTGGGACTCCTATTGTGAAGGTTACATCTTCTTACAATGCTGAGGCTCATACCTTTTCTCTGAAATTTAG TCAAACGGTGCCGCCTACGCCTGGTCAACCCATTAAAGAGCCGATGTTTATTCCGGTGGCTGCAGGGCTTCTTGATTCAAATGGAAAAGATATGCCTTTATCATCTGTTTACCATGATGGGACGTTACAGTCCATTTCATGTGGCGGTCAGCCTGTTTACACTACCGTTCTCAGGGTTACAAAG gaTGAAGAAGAATTTGTGTTCTCTGATGTGCTTGAGAAACCTATTCCATCTCTCTTACGGGGTTATAGTGCTCCGATTCGCCTACACTCCGATCTCACAGAGAATGATTTATTTTTCCTTCTAGCTCATGATTCAGATGAGTTCAATCG CTGGGAGGCTGGACAAATATTGGCTAGGAAATTGATGCTTAGCCAAGTTGTTAATTTCCAGAAAGATAAACCGTTGGTTCTCGATCCACAGTTTGTGCATGGTATTAAATGCATTCTTACGGATTCAAGTCTTGACAAG GAATTTATTGCAAAAGCAATCACTCTTCCGAGTGAAGGTGAAATTATGGACATGATGGAAGTAGCTGACCCTGATGCAGTGCATGCTGTTCGATCTTTTATTAGAAAGCAGCTTGCTTCTGAATTGAAGCAAGAGTTCTTACATCTG GTGAAAGAGAATAGGAGCTCGGCGAAGTATGAGTTTAATCACACAAATATGGCAAGACGTGCTTTAAAGAACACTGCCCTTG CTTATCTTGCATCACTTGAAGATCAAGAAATCACCGAGCTTGTGTTGCATGAATACAAAACTGCCACAAATATGACAGATCAGTTTTCAGCTCTGGCCGCCATTGCCCAGAAACCGGGTAAAGCCCGAGATGATGCTTTGGAAGATTTCTACAACCAATGGCAGGATGACTACTTG GTGGTTAACAAGTGGTTTGCGCTTCAATCTACATCGGATATTCCTGGGAATGTGGAGAATGTTCAGAAACTTTTGAGCCATCAAGCATTTGATCTTAAAAATCCCAACAAG gtcTACGCACTGATTGGAGGATTTTGTGCTTCTCCGGTAAATTTCCATGCAAAAGATGGTTCGGGCTACAAGTTCTTAGGAGATCTTGTGGTGAAACTGGACAAACTGAACCCTCAG GTGGCCTCTCGGATGGTATCAGCCTTTTCAAGGTGGAAGCGGTATGATGAAGCCCGACAAAACCTTGCCAAG GCACAACTGGAAGTGATCGTGTCCTGTAATGGGCTCTCGGAGAATGTATATGAGATTGCCTCAAAGAGTTTGGCTGTTTAG
- the LOC122599295 gene encoding short-chain dehydrogenase TIC 32, chloroplastic-like, which translates to MPCIAFKGKSGFSAKNTAEDVTDGVDGHGLTAIVTGPTSGIGLETARVLALRGVHVVMAARNVEAATKCKETIIKGCPSATIDVMQVDISSLESVRKFADEYISKGLPLNILIANAGVMLAPFSLSKDGIEIQFATNYLGHFHLTNLLLDTMKNTAKNCGKEGRIIIVSSEGHRMPYKGGIMFDKLNDEKCYNSFYAYGQSKLANILHAKELARRLKEEGVDNITVNALHPGVIATNLGRHASCMSAFLFNPLFKCCQKNIPQGASTTCYLALNPQVKGVSGEYFYGNNLAKPSSKAEDAELAKKLWECGMKLTENK; encoded by the exons atgCCTTGTATTGCATTCAAAGGAAAATCTGGTTTCTCAGCTAAAAACACAGCTGAAGATGTTACAGATGGAGTTGATGGCCATGGCTTAACTGCCATCGTTACAG GACCAACAAGTGGAATTGGCTTAGAAACCGCACGTGTCCTAGCTTTGCGTGGTGTGCATGTAGTTATGGCAGCTAGAAACGTGGAAGCCGCTACTAAGTGTAAAGAAACCATAATAAAAGGTTGTCCAAGTGCTACCATTGATGTTATGCAGGTTGATATAAGTTCACTAGAATCCGTAAGAAAGTTTGCAGATGAGTACATTTCAAAGGGTCTACCCCTCAACATTCTCAT TGCTAATGCAGGGGTGATGCTTGCTCCGTTTTCCCTTTCAAAAGATGGAATTGAGATTCAGTTTGCAACTAACTATCTTG GGCATTTCCATTTGACGAATCTGCTGCTGGATACAATGAAAAATACTGCTAAAAATTGTGGAAAAGAAGGAAGAATCATCATAGTTTCATCAGAAGGTCATAGGATGCCTTACAAAGGGGGAATTATGTTTGATAAGCTCAACGATGAGAAATG CTACAATAGTTTCTATGCTTATGGACAATCAAAGCTTGCTAATATTCTACACGCTAAGGAGCTAGCAAGGCGCCTCAAG GAAGAAGGCGTAGATAATATAACGGTCAACGCATTGCATCCTGGAGTCATTGCAACTAATCTTGGACGTCATGCGAGCTGTATGTCAG CTTTCTTATTTAACCCACTCTTCAAATGCTGTCAAAAGAATATCCCACAG GGAGCTTCAACAACATGCTACTTGGCATTGAATCCACAAGTTAAAGGGGTTAGCGGCGAGTATTTCTACGGCAACAATTTGGCTAAACCAAGTAGTAAGGCTGAAGATGCCGAGCTGGCCAAGAAACTGTGGGAATGTGGCATGAAGTTGACcgaaaataaatga
- the LOC122599241 gene encoding short-chain dehydrogenase TIC 32, chloroplastic-like: MWFFGRKGASGFSASSTAEDVTKGINGTGLTAIVTGATSGIGTETTRVLAMHDVHVIMAVRNTESGRKVKQTILNETPTAKVDVMELDLSSLASVRNFAAEFISSGLPLNILINNAGVMAPPFLLSKDKIELQFATNHLGHFLLTQLLLETMKRTSHEQNKEGRIVNVSSEAHKFAYKGIYFDDLNKESSYSPIYMYGQSKLANILHAKELTKCFKENRVNLTANALHPGSIATNLLRYHKIIDGVVDWVGKYFLKNIPQGAATTCYVALHPQVKGVSGEYFMDSNIAQPNSYAKDSALAKELWDISLTMVAP; encoded by the exons ATGTGGTTTTTTGGGAGAAAAGGGGCATCAGGGTTTTCAGCTTCTTCAACAGCTGAAGATGTTACTAAAGGTATTAATGGAACTGGTCTGACAGCCATTGTTACAG GAGCTACAAGTGGTATCGGCACTGAGACAACACGAGTTCTAGCAATGCACGATGTACATGTAATTATGGCAGTACGAAATACTGAAAGTGGTAGAAAAGTTAAACAAACTATACTTAATGAAACTCCTACAGCTAAAGTTGATGTAATGGAGTTGGATCTTAGCTCCCTGGCATCTGTGAGGAACTTTGCAGCTGAGTTCATTTCTTCGGGACTTCCTTTGAATATTCTTAT TAACAATGCAGGGGTTATGGCTCCACCATTCCTACTTTCAAAAGACAAGATTGAACTACAGTTTGCAACTAACCATTTAG GTCATTTTCTTTTGACACAACTTTTACTCGAGACCATGAAGCGTACTTCACATGAGCAGAATAAAGAAGGCAGGATAGTCAACGTATCATCTGAAGCTCATAAATTTGCATATAAAGGGATTTACTTTGATGACTTAAACAAAGAATCGAG TTACAGTCCAATATACATGTATGGACAATCAAAGCTAGCCAACATACTGCATGCTAAAGAGCTAACAAAATGCTTCAAG GAAAACAGGGTGAATTTAACTGCAAATGCTCTTCATCCTGGATCTATTGCTACTAATCTTCTGCGTTACCACAAAATTATCGATG GTGTGGTTGACTGGGTTGGCAAATACTTTCTGAAAAACATACCTCAG GGAGCAGCAACTACATGCTATGTCGCATTGCACCCACAAGTTAAAGGAGTCAGTGGCGAATATTTCATGGATAGCAACATAGCCCAACCAAACTCATACGCTAAAGATTCAGCATTGGCTAAAGAACTATGGGATATCAGCTTGACAATGGTAGCTCCATAG
- the LOC122599632 gene encoding uncharacterized protein At1g76660-like, with product MRGVNDTMVTINAAASAIETAENRAAQSSSSASSAQKRRWGSCWNITWCFRSQKQSKRIGHAVLVPEPGSSRNEAPSTTNMSQQPSIVLPFIAPPSSPASFLQSEPPSATHSPGGFLSFTSVSASMYSPGGPANIFAIGPYAHETQLVSPPVFSTYTTEPSTAPFTPPPESVHLTTPSSPEVPYARLLGTNNQNNAIPYEFQSYQFYPGSPMCHLISPTSGISNSGTSSPFPDGDFNRGGPYFHQFSTSGKISPCQWESRTGSGTMTPDPLGPRSRDGYLLKTMGARNEDQPHLVDHRVSFEVTPEQVVRCVERRRSADVANGWDSHTDDLSKGNEYGEVGQRHQKHRSTTTLGSVKEFNFDSTDGAESDWWASEKVIGRENGSIKNWSFFPMMQPGVS from the exons ATGAGAGGTGTGAATGATACCATGGTGACCATCAACGCTGCCGCGTCGGCGATCGAGACGGCGGAGAATAGAGCTGCTCAGTCATCTTCTTCTGCTTCTTCAGCTCAg AAAAGAAGATGGGGAAGCTGTTGGAACATTACGTGGTGTTTCAGATCTCAAAAGCAAAGCAAGAGAATCGGGCATGCGGTCCTAGTTCCCGAACCTGGTTCCTCAAGAAATGAGGCTCCATCAACTACAAATATGTCTCAACAACCTTCTATAGTACTTCCGTTTATCGCCCCACCCTCTTCTCCAGCATCTTTCCTTCAATCAGAACCACCGTCTGCCACCCATTCACCAGGTGGATTCTTATCCTTCACCTCTGTCTCAGCTAGCATGTACTCACCTGGCGGCCCAGCTAATATTTTTGCTATTGGCCCGTATGCCCATGAAACACAATTGGTGTCGCCACCAGTATTCTCGACCTATACCACTGAGCCATCCACCGCACCTTTTACACCTCCGCCTGAGTCTGTTCATCTGACAACACCCTCTTCCCCGGAAGTCCCTTATGCTCGGCTGTTGGGAACGAATAATCAAAATAACGCCATACCCTATGAGTTCCAATCTTATCAGTTTTACCCAGGAAGCCCGATGTGCCATTTGATATCACCAACTTCAGGGATTTCTAACTCAGGCACCTCGAGCCCATTTCCAGATGGAGATTTCAATCGCGGTGGCCCCTACTTTCATCAATTCTCCACGAGTGGAAAAATATCGCCTTGCCAATGGGAATCAAGAACAGGATCTGGGACTATGACACCAGATCCTTTGGGTCCCAGATCCCGTGACGGATATTTACTCAAGACTATGGGAGCTAGAAATGAAGATCAGCCCCATTTGGTAGATCACAGGGTCTCATTTGAGGTGACACCAGAACAAGTTGTCAGATGTGTCGAAAGGAGGCGCTCTGCTGACGTGGCAAACGGTTGGGATTCTCATACCGATGACCTGTCAAAAGGTAATGAATATGGGGAGGTTGGGCAAAGACATCAGAAGCATAGATCCACCACCACACTTGGATCTGTCAAGGAGTTTAACTTTGATAGTACAGATGGAGCCGAATCAGATTGGTGGGCTAGTGAAAAAGTTATTGGAAGGGAAAATGGGTCGATCAAGAACTGGTCTTTCTTCCCGATGATGCAGCCAGGTGTCAGTTAA
- the LOC122602298 gene encoding puromycin-sensitive aminopeptidase isoform X2 produces MMARLIIPCKGSSFQRTCLLGLISSAHLQAIGLVPSVKFSNTISKYRQYHSSQIIHRSSRLQYYSLPRKNPTSRILVRSVATQPAPKSVEESKMDAPKEIFLKDYKVPDYYFDTVDLSFTLGEEETIVSAKISVVPRIDGAASPLVLDGVDLKLISVKINGDHVKEGDFHLDSRHLILTSPPSGNFILETVTEIEPQMNTSLEGLYKSSGNFCTQCEAEGFRKITFYQDRPDIMAKYTCRIEADKSLYPVLLSNGNLIDQGDLEGGKHFAIWEDPFKKPCYLFALVAGQLESRDDTFTTCSGREVALRIWVPAQDLPKTEHAMYSLKAAMKWDEDVFGREYDLDIFNIVSVPDFNMGAMENKSLNIFNSKLVLASPETATDADYAAILGVIGHEYFHNWTGNRVTCRDWFQLSLKEGLTVFRDQEFSSDLGSRSVKRIGDVSKLRIYQFSQDAGPMAHPVRPHSYIKMDNFYTVTVYEKGAEVVRMYKTLLGSEGFRKGTDLYFQRHDGQAVTCEDFFAAMRDANDADFANFLLWYSQAGTPIVKVTSSYNAEAHTFSLKFSQTVPPTPGQPIKEPMFIPVAAGLLDSNGKDMPLSSVYHDGTLQSISCGGQPVYTTVLRVTKDEEEFVFSDVLEKPIPSLLRGYSAPIRLHSDLTENDLFFLLAHDSDEFNRWEAGQILARKLMLSQVVNFQKDKPLVLDPQFVHGIKCILTDSSLDKEFIAKAITLPSEGEIMDMMEVADPDAVHAVRSFIRKQLASELKQEFLHLVKENRSSAKYEFNHTNMARRALKNTALAYLASLEDQEITELVLHEYKTATNMTDQFSALAAIAQKPGKARDDALEDFYNQWQDDYLVVNKWFALQSTSDIPGNVENVQKLLSHQAFDLKNPNKVYALIGGFCASPVNFHAKDGSGYKFLGDLVVKLDKLNPQVASRMVSAFSRWKRYDEARQNLAKAQLEVIVSCNGLSENVYEIASKSLAV; encoded by the exons ATGATGGCAAGATTGATAATTCCATGCAAAGGTTCAAGCTTTCAGAGGACTTGTCTCTTGGGTTTGATTTCATCTGCTCAT CTTCAAGCAATTGGCCTTGTCCCGTCAGTAAAATTTTCAAACACTATCTCCAAGTATAGACAGTATCATAGTTCACAG ATTATACATAGGAGTAGCAGACTTCAATACTATTCTTTACCG AGGAAAAATCCAACAAGTAGGATCCTTGTTCGTTCCGTGGCAACACAACCTGCACCAAAGTCAGTTGAAGAATCGAAAATGGACGCCCCTAAAGAAATCTTTCTAAAAGATTATAAAGTACCTGACTACTACTTTGATACG GTGGATCTATCCTTCACGCTGGGGGAGGAGGAAACAATTGTGTCTGCAAAAATCAGCGTTGTTCCGAGAATTGATG GTGCCGCCTCTCCATTAGTCTTGGATGGGGTTGATCTCAAGCTGATTTCTGTTAAAATTAATGGCGATCATGTGAAG GAGGGAGATTTCCACCTGGATTCACGCCATCTTATTCTCACTTCACCACCAAGTGGGAACTTCATTTTGGAAACAGTCACTGAGATTGAGCCTCAAATGAACACCTCACTAGAG GGCCTTTACAAGTCTTCTGGTAATTTCTGCACACAATGTGAAGCAGAAGGTTTTCGAAAGATAACATTTTACCAG GATCGTCCTGATATTATGGCAAAATATACTTGTCGTATCGAGGCTGACAAGTCACTGTACCCTGTGTTGTTGTCAAATGGAAACCTCATTGATCAAGGCGACCTAGAG GGTGGGAAGCATTTTGCCATTTGGGAGGATCCCTTCAAGAAGCCATGCTATCTCTTTGCCTTAGTTGCAGGACAGCTGGAGAGCCGAGATGACACATTCACTACCTGCTCAGGTCGTGAAGTGGCATTGAGAATTTGGGTCCCCGCACAGGATTTGCCAAAAACGGAACATGCTATGTATTCTCTCAAAGCAGCCATGAAGTGGGACGAAGAT GTCTTTGGTCGTGAATACGATCTTGATATCTTTAATATTGTGTCTGTTCCAGATTTCAACAT GGGAGCCATGGAAAACAAGAGCTTAAAC ATCTTCAATTCCAAGCTTGTTTTGGCATCGCCAGAAACCGCTACAGATGCCGATTATGCTGCAATTCTGGGTGTCATAGGTCACGAG TACTTCCATAACTGGACTGGCAACAG AGTGACATGTCGGGACTGGTTCCAATTGAGTTTGAAGGAAGGTCTAACCGTTTTTCGTGACCAA GAGTTTTCTTCTGATTTGGGAAGCCGCTCAGTCAAGCGAATTGGTGACGTTTCAAAGCTCCGTATTTACCAATTTTCACAG GATGCAGGTCCAATGGCTCACCCTGTTAGGCCCCACTCTTACATTAAG ATGGACAACTTCTATACAGTGACG GTGTATGAAAAAGGAGCTGAAGTTGTGCGCATGTACAAAACATTATTGGGAAGTGAAGGATTCAGAAAG GGTACCGATTTGTATTTTCAAAGACACGATGGGCAAGCTGTAACTTGTGAAGATTTCTTTGCTGCTATGCGAGATGCTAATGATGCAGATTTTGCTAATTTCTTGTTATG GTATTCACAAGCTGGGACTCCTATTGTGAAGGTTACATCTTCTTACAATGCTGAGGCTCATACCTTTTCTCTGAAATTTAG TCAAACGGTGCCGCCTACGCCTGGTCAACCCATTAAAGAGCCGATGTTTATTCCGGTGGCTGCAGGGCTTCTTGATTCAAATGGAAAAGATATGCCTTTATCATCTGTTTACCATGATGGGACGTTACAGTCCATTTCATGTGGCGGTCAGCCTGTTTACACTACCGTTCTCAGGGTTACAAAG gaTGAAGAAGAATTTGTGTTCTCTGATGTGCTTGAGAAACCTATTCCATCTCTCTTACGGGGTTATAGTGCTCCGATTCGCCTACACTCCGATCTCACAGAGAATGATTTATTTTTCCTTCTAGCTCATGATTCAGATGAGTTCAATCG CTGGGAGGCTGGACAAATATTGGCTAGGAAATTGATGCTTAGCCAAGTTGTTAATTTCCAGAAAGATAAACCGTTGGTTCTCGATCCACAGTTTGTGCATGGTATTAAATGCATTCTTACGGATTCAAGTCTTGACAAG GAATTTATTGCAAAAGCAATCACTCTTCCGAGTGAAGGTGAAATTATGGACATGATGGAAGTAGCTGACCCTGATGCAGTGCATGCTGTTCGATCTTTTATTAGAAAGCAGCTTGCTTCTGAATTGAAGCAAGAGTTCTTACATCTG GTGAAAGAGAATAGGAGCTCGGCGAAGTATGAGTTTAATCACACAAATATGGCAAGACGTGCTTTAAAGAACACTGCCCTTG CTTATCTTGCATCACTTGAAGATCAAGAAATCACCGAGCTTGTGTTGCATGAATACAAAACTGCCACAAATATGACAGATCAGTTTTCAGCTCTGGCCGCCATTGCCCAGAAACCGGGTAAAGCCCGAGATGATGCTTTGGAAGATTTCTACAACCAATGGCAGGATGACTACTTG GTGGTTAACAAGTGGTTTGCGCTTCAATCTACATCGGATATTCCTGGGAATGTGGAGAATGTTCAGAAACTTTTGAGCCATCAAGCATTTGATCTTAAAAATCCCAACAAG gtcTACGCACTGATTGGAGGATTTTGTGCTTCTCCGGTAAATTTCCATGCAAAAGATGGTTCGGGCTACAAGTTCTTAGGAGATCTTGTGGTGAAACTGGACAAACTGAACCCTCAG GTGGCCTCTCGGATGGTATCAGCCTTTTCAAGGTGGAAGCGGTATGATGAAGCCCGACAAAACCTTGCCAAG GCACAACTGGAAGTGATCGTGTCCTGTAATGGGCTCTCGGAGAATGTATATGAGATTGCCTCAAAGAGTTTGGCTGTTTAG